In Lycium barbarum isolate Lr01 chromosome 9, ASM1917538v2, whole genome shotgun sequence, the DNA window TACCCATGTCTATACACTACTACTTGTGCTCTGATTCATCCCATGGCCCtgtattttatttcattcttatgCACCCCATTGCATGTTTGAACAGTGGAATATATATCCAATTTACACTCATCTAATACTATGCCTATGCATGAATGTGGATTCTCTGTGTCACCTTGTCTATTATGGCAATGCTGGTTTGTAAACAGAGGTGATCTGGGGGCCTGGTCTTAGCCTTTCCCCCGGTGTCCATCCATGCCTgcggttcatgaaaccccttggaacttatgCGGCATCGGGAATACGGGTGGCGACGACTCTCCCCTTTTCACTATCTGAATCCTTGTCAGTGAAGCCCAATAATACATGTGTGTGAGTCCTTTAAATACATGACTTGTGAATgtgtttgatatatgtatatatatttgtatagttgtaattgtgatgagTTCAGTATCGGTccctcttcccccccccccccccccccctcctcacTGCATGACCACTTGAGTCAAGATACAGCCTACCTAGCCCaataggaaaattatttttcgaAGACATTGAGTCTGCAAAGATGGAATTAAATAGCGGGTGCGcgcagaaggcccaaccatgggtgaaaatggccaattAGGGGCTAGGTACACCCCTAGCCTTCccttatcttttttattttgaatcattttcttttatttgaGCCTTGTGGTATTTGTACAAAAAACTTGTAAAAAAATCATATTATACTGGTGAAATCTTTATGTTTATGAACTAtccgtcttaggacaacggtacaCATGCCGTTTAgatgactttaggtccccaaacAACTTTTAAATCGCGATTGGTATAACGTTTTCTAAACCCGATCAGacgattaataaaataatttaggCACAGTTTTATAAATACTAATAAAGGGACGAAAAGGATTTATAAAAAGGGATTTCAATATTCACAAGTATTATGACACTTTTATCTCAAATCAGCCCTTTTAAACAAACCTTACAAAggtttaaaaattgaattttaaaTTGGACTAAAGATTTAGAATTCAAAACAGGTTTAAAGAGATAAAAGGAGATTTTGGGCTGAGGCCCACTTAAATAAAAAAACTGGTTTAAAAAGTGAAATTTTCAGAAAAATTTAGAATTCTCTTTGGGCCAAGGCTGGACAGACTTTCTTGTTATCATAAGGCAAATGTtataattttgaaattaaattcaAGACCAAGTCTTCAAGTTTGTAATAGTAAAATGCACATTCTTAAAAACAAATACACTTCAAACAAAAAGCGTTTGTATATGCTAAGTCTTAGATAAGGCATTCTAAACGTATTAAACGGACCGGCCCAAACcaagtatgagttaagcatggATCAAAATTATGTATACTTAAACATAACAattttacattctttataaataACATGTATAAAAAGAGGACAACTTTTATACTCTCTTTACAAACAAAATATACCATCCTTATATATAAAGGGAGGTTATTCTTATCTGGATATTATAAATCTGAATCTaagtaccctatatataaagggaatatgtTCAAACCCTTTTtctcaaaatgatatgcaaagaATGACAGATTTTTAAATgcgggaataaacactaaataaacagttcatgcaaatactcatacattggaattcgaaggtcaaccgtatagagcggatccttaatactggggtgcctaacaccttccccaggggatcatcagaacccttacttggaactctggattacgaaggattttttcactgtatttgaataaatcCTTCACGGCTAGGTTTTCCTAAtatcctaaaaattaggtggcgactcttttaaaataaaatccgaaagagcaccaacaagttcaaagtagctttccgagcgctaaccccgcccgcgaaatgCGAACTGTTACAATCATAATGGCAAATTTGCACGTTTTCCCTATATAATATTGAAAAGTTAGCTACAAAAGACAATTCCGAGCTAAAATTATAACGATGAGGACATGGATGAGCCAAACTTAAAATTTCATATAGAATAATAAAATGATTATTGCTCCTTTCTTTTCATAAGTGCGACTTCGAGTTTTTTTTAATGCACACTTGAGTATATACAAAAGAGTCTATAAGTGCGGCTTCGAGGTGTTTTTCAATTCACACTTGAGTATGAACAAAAGAGTCCATAATTTGATTGGTATAAGCTACCCCCAAAACATGAGTCAACTGGCTAGCGAGATGTGCTCGACTGGTGTTATCATCGAGAAACGAAGGGTACAGTTCAGAAATCATAGGCTACTTTATGCTAGCTTAGTTGGATTCACTTGATGGCATGTTGGAGATTACTCCACTGCAAGTTGACCTCATATAGGATTTTGCATGTGAAGGCTTCAATCTACTACAAAAAGAACAATCAAAAGAAGAACGAAAATGGAATCCCCTAACCAAAGAACTTTTTACCTTCTCAATAATAAGATAAACGTTGCAGAAAATGAATTTGTAAGTTTCATTAGGAGTAATGATATTATTAGCAGTTCCAGCTCCGTATCAAGGTCACGATCGATATCGTCACTAGCATCAAGATTGTCACTATCATCAATATCGTCACTATCATCAATATTGATCTCATCAAGAAGAAAATATACGAGGAAAAGTCATAAATAGAGTTAAACTAAGTAACGTTGCAAAGGCAACTTAACGATTAAGAAAAACCACTAATAGGAGGAAAAGGTGATATTCCAATAGGTTTCGGATTGGGTCGAGCATAAGTGAAGGAGCTTGATCATTCCAATGAGGAAAGTAGTGAAAGAGAAGCGGAAGAGACATCTTGAACTTAGGGGAAGTAGACCTTAATGACAACAAAAGAGATACGTGCATTACTCGATCAAAGAAGCCCTTGAACTTACCTCCTTTTAACAAAGAAATCACTCAtaaactctgtcacgacccaactcgtgggatcgagcgggcacccacactaacccctcTGGGGGCTAACCCTTCCCTTATTCAACGTCTAATCCAAACATAAAAAGGTAAATAAAAGGATAAAGTAGTCTTAAATCATAAATAACTAAACATGCGGAAGACTAATACAAATCCCCAGAATctagtctgaatagtacaagagctactaacaCATAAGTCTAGAACTACAAGTCTGAAATACTGAAACTGTCTCAGAATAGGAAATAAGACGAGTAATAACGGGATCCATCAAAAGCTTACCCTGGACACTCTATAATCTGAGTCTCATGACCACTCATGAGGTGCGGAGGAGGAACCTGCTACAAACTCTGTACTCAGAAAAggagtacaacaaggtagtactagtacaaacaccatgtaccggtaggtatcataggccgacaacaattagactacatatatataagaaagagGCTGAAAGGTAGGCATGCGAGCAGTCGAGTACAATCATAACACAATCCAATATCAGAACAACACACGTGATATAAATGCCAAAACAGAGTAAATGATATAGATGAATGAAGTAAATGAGTGCACATGCGATGCAAAGGATGCACTGGCCAATTGTTTgtctccgtacacacatgctacagaCGGATtcataacccatgggggacccgcgaagtccatatacCAGTCATAGTCCGTATCAATGAATCATGTAAATGTGTATGAATGCTATGCATGATGTCAATATTAagtaaatcacaatcaaatctcATTTGTGCCTTTACATGAGCAAACATCACAACACCAATCCTAAACAATGTTCTTTCCTTTatcgatgataagtgagagatggATGCATCACAAACACACATATAGAAAATAGGCAACAAGCCCAACACCTCATAAGTGGCAACAAGCCAAATCATGATAAagaaggcgacaagcccacaatcTAACAATAATACCAATCTAAGAAGATCCATCCCAATTTCATACCCAAAGgcttacatgctttctccgtcaaCCACTAACGTCTACATATGTTTCACTAATtgaagtctaaccgaaaggtaagtcgtaacctatctTGATGCCGAGCTGGTGCCACAAACCGTCAAATGTGAGCCTTGACCTTCCGAAGATCCTccgaatactcaaagtctagtcaTTATCGAAATCTAAGTTAGAAATGGGGATtatcgatacccatattgctatacattcgttCGAATCGGAAATCAACTATAGACAAGAGGGAAATCGGACCCATAAGGGTAAAACAAGTATTACAAGAGTGGAATTGGTAACCcaacgttctagaagttcaattctactctccaattgctaattaagctcaattattgatcaatttcatcattcaaaatGAAACCCTAAATTTAGGCATGAACCCTAGTTTTCCCATAATCAAATCATCAACCCAAATTAAAGATTCAAGCTTATTACTACTAATTCATGAAATTTCATGCTTAGATTAGCTAAATCCATCAATTAAACTCACATTCAAAACCCAAGATTCAAATATTAAACTTAAGGTTAAGACTCATTTTCTCCAACTACCTTTTCTAGATTCCACTATAGATTTCTAGTTTAGGAAGGTAAATAAACAAGAACAAGGTGAAGGGAACTTACCCCAAGATGAATCAACTCTGAATACACTTCAAATCGCCCTTGTATCACTTGGAGAGTTAATTTTAGGAATCGGAAAAAAATGGTTCGAATTAGGACATTTAATGATTTTGGTTCAATGACTTGCGCTCCAGTGAAAGAGGTTCTGCTTCCACAAAATCGCCTCGGCGGAGAACCATCTGCTGAGGCGAGTCTCAGTAAAATGGCAGACATTCGCGTCTGTGGATCAAGCCTCGCCAAGGCGGGTCCACTGGGGTACACCAGCTTCGCTGTGCCGAGACACCAGAACTAGTAGAATTCTGATTTTTCACCAAGTTTCACTCCAAATCCCGACATCCACCCGAGACCTTAAGACACAAAACAGATATTCACACATACGTAAAAACATGTTACGAACTCACTCGTGGCCTCTGAATTTCCAATGGATGTCTATTTGACCGGGTCGACCCCCAGCGGCCAAAACCAACTTTGCAACCATTAGTACAAAACACTCCCAAATGCTTCGGGAACCAAACCGAataccccaccaagtcataatcgaccctccgaaCCTCACGAAATTGACAAATTTTCCAAAAAGacatgtttacccaaaagtcaactattggttaaAAGTTTTTCACTCTAAGGCTCTAATTCTCATAAGTCACAATAAAGTTCGCTTGTTTACCTCGGGAACCGTGTAGCCCATCCCcggggtcaaaatcatactaacagggcTCGGGGAAAGGTCAACGAGGGTAAATAGGTGAaaagtgcaataacgaccaaacggatcgttacaaACCCTGCTAGGGATTGGACTTATGGCATCCCTTTTGCTGGCGGAGATGAATTTTCTATCCAGATTTGATTTCaacaaataaaataattacaTTTTAGTACCAAGCAAGTTGCGATCGACTATATAAATCCTCACTATTTCATTTAATCTCAACTCAAGTCATCatcataccaaaaaaaaaaaaacactaaaagttttaacaataataataataaaaataaaaataaaaataattgaagTTCTTTAACAAGTCTAAAACTTGTTACCAATTAATAGATATCACCTATATATGGATCTTTTCTTTTAGGGCAaatgtgcaaatataccccttaacTTTGCAATTTAGAGCTGATATATCCCTCGTTAAAAAAGTAATGCATATAAACCACTGTCGACTGCCGTTATacaaatgatgcaaatatacccctgactttaaatataaatatataaacaaTCACGAGTCGGATAAAGTAGTTATGGTGGAAGAGTTGACCTGTCCAAGCTAGTATTGCAAAATCCACTTTAAAATTCCTCCAACAAGATCCTACGTTCCTCAACGTGCTTAACTTCTTTTTGTATTGTACTTCAACTATGACTTTATCTTTGGCTGGGACCTCATTCGTCTTCATCATTTAATTTCGCTATCACTTGCAAATTTCCGATGATTTTTCAAGATTAAATTGGATAGAGACTGACCAACTGTTTTCTTCAAGATTTTGCCAATTAATCCACCTACTACTCActgttttaaaaggcgagggcgttttacgtctgcctcagtgaggGGTAAGCCCCATGggattttaatttttagtattttataaaacgatataattataataaatacttttaaatagttgaaatagcgtaaaaaattgaagagaactataaataagtgatatatatatatatatatatacacaaaaaaaactaattagaacaacctattatacgctacttacaagtacaagtgactgctcgttacttttttgagatagtagaagacaagataaataattggaaaagacatatattaggcattctagtaataaaaaaaggtcttgacttttaaattcaATGTTTCAGTtcttttttaaaacatttgagtaattatatgttgacttttgagaatttgggcattatattaaggacttatttaataaattttattttagtttgaagaatttttctgggcttacgccccaacatgCCCCAACAAAACAAACTCGCTCCAAACGCCCGGACGTACACCCCAAATTACTGAGCGTACACCTTTTGGGACTTTCGCCCCGCTCTGGGACATTTTTGGTATGCCCCGCCCCAGGGCTTGCTCCGGGGCGagacgccttttaaaacactgctacTACTTAGTTCTGACTTAGCAACGAATTCTGAACTAAATTCATCGAATTTTATTATAAGAGGACGAAAAAGTATAAGACTTAAGGTCTGTATTTTAACCTCTCATCACACCTCAAAAGAATAAAACAAATATTTCTAATTATTCTATATAATTTTGAAGTTAGTactctatttttttaatttttttttaaattctctGAAGTTAGTACTTTATCACTATCAAGCCTCACTCGTCTAAACAAGAGTTTTAGCTGCCTTTGGACATATACTTAATTGAAACTTGAAAATGGAAGTTTTTGGAGTTATGTTGAAAAAAGTTGAAATTGTGTTTAAACATGtatttttactttaaaaaacGTTGAAGTTTTGTGAATGAAAGAATTTCGCCAAAAAATTGGCACAGTATTTGGAACATGAAAATTTTTCTTCAAAAGTTTTCAAAAACTAATCAAATTCTACGAACAAGCAAAAACTTTtttgaattgttttttttttttataaaaaaatctaTGTCTAAACAGGAGCTTAATGAAATTCCATGAACTAGCAATGTTTTTAGAACTTTTTTGAAAagttaattgattttttttttaaaaaacatctATGTCTAAACGGGAGCTTAATGGATTTCAAAGGAATGTAAAATATATCTTTTGTTAGGTAGAGAATGACTCTCACACCGGGTAAATCATTAATCCTTCCCTCTCACTAAGATTACAAATTGTTCTTCTGAATTATGACCAATATCCGGTATATAATCAGTGAATTCAAATTCAAAGATTTATCATATTCTAGCAACTTTACATAAGACAGTTTAATTTTTAGTAGAAAAGTTAACACTTAAGTTGCTCTTGCTGTCACTCTACATAACAATATAAAAGATAGTCAAATGGCTGAAAGTGGACAAAAATAAATCACTTAGAATTGATGGACCATTTGGACAAAAACTCTTCTAAATTACCGAGTCCATGCATCTAATGACAAGAAAAAGAAACAGAAAATATTTGGAATTACATCAATGAGATGTTTTGAAGAACAAAGACCCTGAAATAGGGACAAATGTATTGGCTTCTCAAGACACAAAGTTTAGTTTGAGCTAATACAAACCACTCTGGTTTTGTTAAACAAACCAACAAACCAACACATTGTTCTTTTGTTTTGAGTTGTAACATAAACCAAAGAAGAGAGTTAAGAGAGACTGCTCCGAAATTTGAGAGAGAGAAAAGAATACATTCTTCATTTTTCCTAAAACCCAAAAATCAACATTGAAGACTCAAACTATTCCAGTATTAGTATCCAACACTAGAAAAGGCCTATCGTAGCTTCTCCAAAACCCAATAAATTAAAGAGCCCTTTGTATGCTGTTGAAAAATACTATTTTAACTCATAGGACTACATACTATTTGACCCCAACTAAGGACCataaaatatatttaatttttcCGGAAtaattttttcactttattttaaaATCAGTGTTTCACTatgaaaattccaaattcaacttgaaattgtatttcaaatttggaaaatagCTTATAACTTGTTTTCAACTCACTTCACTTATGAAGTTATAGTTAAGTACATTCAAACCTTATTCCAAACATTCCTTACAAAAAGTATAAttaaacacaactccatcttcaacttcaatttcataaatttcaaataaagtgaaaagaaTGACGCATTTTTAAATTtgataacaatttaactttaaatttctcCCTTAATAAGATGATTTCTAGCCACACATATATCTATAACTAGACCGcaaattttaaaagtattttatattttttaaactcCATGCCCTGTCAAATACCGTATAAAATGGGAATGAGGGAGTAAATTATAGGACTGCATTCTATTTCACCCCAACTGGCATTTCTTTTTAATCTGTAGCTATACTGTTATTTCCCTGGATATATATTAAAGTGCGAGACTGGTAAGAAAAGAGTGTTTGTTTTGAGGCAAATAGCCTATGTGAGAGAGTTTTTTGCTCCCCTGTACTTTATTCCCCTTCAAATTTGATATActactaccactactactactttgccttGTTAACCAGAACAAGGTATTGAAAATAACAACATTTACTTAGTCCCCAcaaagctctctctctctctctctctctctctctctctctgtaacattgtcttcttcttcttcttctacaaTTCTTGAATCCAACAGTCATTAAATTCTGTCTTCCTCTTTTGGGTTCTTGGTTCCTTTATTATTTCCTCTATATGTATTTGGACTAGCCAAACAAGTAAATCCCAACAAGGGTTGTCTCAATTTCTACTCTGTGTTTCTATACACAAGCATATACAATGTATACCAACTGTCACATCTTCCTTATCCAGAATTACTTTCTTTTCATTACTTGAATGAAACTCTGGGACCTATTTGAGTATAATCACCTAATGTTCTGTGTTTTTCTTGATTCTTGATCTTTAAACTTCATTGAATTGAAAAGAAAATCCCAAATTTGTTTACTCGTTGATCTTATTCAAATCCATTTTgggaataaaatcaagaaatttcAATCTGTAGAGTAACAAGGACTAGAAAGATTCGATCTTTATCCCCACAATTATTGTACATTCTCATCGTATGAAGTTGTGATACAATGAGAGATGGGAGCTCTAAGAAAACCAAGGTTAGTTTTTTTCAAGAATGTAGTGCTGTTTTCttgcatttgtttttttaatttgtttccaaagttactattttttttttgtgtgtgttttgtTTATGAAGCTTTCGTGGCCCAAGAGTCTGGTAAAGAAATGGTTCAATATAAAGAACAAAGCTGATGATTTCCAAGCTGATGATATTGTCAATGGAGGTAATTGATTCAGAAAATTGCATTTTGAGTTTGAGGTTCTTCGATTTTTTACTTTCTCATTAACAAGCAAAGTTATGGAAGTTTTAAATAACTTTCACTGACTTGTCAATCAGTGCATGCTTTTGTATGGTAGTCTTTGGAATCTAATAAGTCTGCCATTTTCATGTGCTTCTGTTGAGATCTATtctttgttcttttgttgttttcTTAATTTATTTTCCTAGGTTTTAGGTtgtattcttttcatttttttccaatATGTAGGTTATATGTCGTAACAGAAAAATGACACGGCTTTAAACACTTTATGTCACCATGCTTTTTCAGGTGCTGATGATGAATGGAGGAACAACTTCTCAGAGAGGCAGGCACAGGCACCCACTATCAAGAAAAGCAAAACAGGTTCAGTAGAATTTCCCTTTGGACCACTATACTCTTCGAACCACTTGTTTATGCACAACATAAGCAAGGAAtcaataattttatttttctcttttaacTGGTTTCCCCCACTTCTAAAtctgcatattttttttttattttttttaatagacaAGTCGAACAGAAGGAATGCTGATCGTTTTCATCGAAGGAAGATTGACCTTGACACTTCAGAGGTTACAGATGTGAATAATTAccggtgagttttttttttttttttctaatgtaATCAGATTCTGCTCAAATTTAGAGCTGTATTTTTATGAAGTATGCTTATTTCtttatgtatgtttattttttCTGGCACAGGATCTTTGTAGCGACATGGAATGTGGCTGGAAAATCTCCACCTAGTAATTTAAGTCTTGATGATTGGCTTCATACATCACCTCCTGCTGACATCTATGTTCTCGGGTGAGTAACAACTGATTGTCATTTTTAGACCAAATCCTTTTAAGTAGAGAATGACTATACTTATGAGTCTTATTTGGTGAGTTACTAGGTTTCAAGAAATTGTTCCTTTGAACGCTGGTAATGTTTTGGGCACAGAAGATAATGGCCCAGCTAGAAAATGGCTAGCACTCATCCGAAAAACTCTGAACAGTCTTCCCGAAACAAGTGGTGGTTATCGTACCCCATCTCCGGTTCCGAATCCTGTCGTTGAGCTAGATGCTGACTTTGAGGGATCGATAAGAGAAGAAGTCGCCCCGTCTAATTTCTTCCATCGCCGCTCATTTCAGACACTAAGCCGTAGCATGAGAGCAGTGGAGAGTGAAATGTCAATGCCACGGGAGGCTCAACTTGATAGGCGATTTAGTGTTTGTGATAGAGGTGTCTTTGGGGGAAGGCCAAGTGATTATGATCCATATGCCCAATGGGGTGGTTCCTCTgatgatgaaaatgaaaatggTCCAGATGATTCACCGGTTACAACCCACTATTCCCCAATTTCATATAGTGGTTCCGTTTCTTTAGAGGACAGAGACAGACAACCATTGCAATCAAGATACTGTCTTGTTGCGAGTAAGCAAATGGTCGGGATATTTCTAACTATTTGGATTAGAAGTGATTTAAGAGACGATGTTCGCAACCTGAAAGTATCTTGTGTTGGCAGAGGATTGATGGGTTATCTTGGGAACAAGGTATTTTTCCTTCTAAGGTATCTTGTAAAAAGTCTTGATTGCTTAATTGCATATTTGCAGAAATGCTAATCCACTGTATTTGTAGGGCTCAATCTCAGTTAGCATGTCACTGCACCAAACAAGCTTCTGCTTTATTTGTAGTCATTTAACATCTGGACAAAAAGAGGGAGACGAGCTGCGGAGAAACTCTGATGTCTTGGAGATTCTTAAGAAAACAAGGTTTCCAAGGGTTCATGGCATAGGAGATGACAACTCTCCTCAAACAATCCTCGAGCATGAGTAAGCCCTTGCTTTTATCTAGTCAAGTCTACATTAATTTTGATATCGGCCATAATCTACAAGTTGGTTCTTGTCTCGTTTTATGTCCTAACTTTGGTTTTGTGTTTCTGAAGTCGGATTATATGGCTTGGGGATTTGAACTATCGGATTGCCTTGTCTTACCGAACTGCCAAGGCACTTGTGGAGATGCATAATTGGAGGGTGCTGTTAGCAAATGATCAGGTATGTTATTCATATTCCGCAAGCAGTTTTCCTTTTTCCTTCATTTTATTATTTACCAGATTTTAAAGTCACACAATCAACCAGCTTATCAATTGTATTGTCACAGCTACGGATAGAGCAGAGGATGGGACGCGTTTTTAATGGATGGAGTGAAGGAAGAATATACTTCCCCCCGACATACAAGTATTCAAGTAATTCAGACAGATATGCAGGAGAGGACACACACCCAAAAGAGAAACGAAGAACCCCTGCTTGGTAATCCTTTTAACAATATCATTTTGTGTTTTTTTAAGTGCATAATGCACAGATATCTTGTTCATATTAATAGTTAGACATCTAAAACTTATGACTTGTGAATGAAGGTGTGATCGAATATTATGGTATGGTCAAGGCTTATATCAAATATCATATGTTCGTGGAGAGTCCAGATTCTCAGACCATAGACCAGTTTATAGTATATTCTTGGTTGAGGTCGAGTCCATCAACCGCCATCGTATAAAGAAAAATTTGAGTTGCGCTGGCTCTAGGGTTGAAGTTGAAGAGTTATTACCGCATTCATATGGATATGGAGGATATTATTACTAATGTTCAAATGAAGTATCCTATTTCAGAACTCCATATTCAGGTATGCTTCTGTATTTCGGATTCTGATTGTTTGATTTCATACTTAATACTATTTTCTTATAGCTAACATAACTACTCTTTCTGAAGCAGCAGATGCTTTTAGGCCAGTAAGTCAAGACATGCAGTTTTGGACCTAATGCTGCAGAATTTAGAGGAAAATTATTAGCAAGTGAGTTTGTTTAAATGAGTTCCCATGGAGATAATTTCTGTTTAATTGCTTAAAATTGACGTTCAACACTTCCGAGCAGGACTCTGCAAAATGAGAGGACTTCAGAAGGGATGAGTTTGCTATCTGATAAATCTGCATTTGTTCTACCTCGAATCAGGTAAAACTCATCCCTGCTCGTGCTGAGAAAATGTTACATTTGTGCTGCTGCATATGAGTAAAATTTAACTGATCCTAAGGACCCTAGATTAATATGCTTAGAAAGATTTCAGGAGTGGAGCAGAGCAGTTCTGCCAGATATAAGAAGATTCTTGCTGGAATTTGTTTATTTGGATATGGTTACAGACAAGCAAGAAGTAATTACACAGATTCAGAAATGCAACATCGATCAATTGTTATACCTCTGAATGCAAGAGATATTAGTTGTTTCAGGTAATAATTCTGCAATAAATGGATGAATAGGTGAATAATATGTTTCAATAGTTCTCATTATTTCGATTTACCCATCAAAAGATTTATCGTTATTCACTCTTCTCTCAATTCATCAGAGACTCTTGAGAAGTGCTATGGCCTAAGCGAAGAATTAGCTCGGATGCATATCAACTTTCTCAGGGTTCTTCAGCTCTTTTGAGGATTTAAAAAAGAACATCCTGATAAAAAATGTATGATGAAAGTTGATGCATAGAGAGTCCttccactttttattttttgtgtggtGGGGAGTGATAGGTTGTTTTTGTCCTTCATTCTATTTGAAGAAAAAGAAACTTTGGCGTGTACTTATTGCCACAGACAAATAAGGAGAGATGAAGATATGTTAGGGGGAATCAATGACATTACTGAAAAGCAACGTTTtcctgaaaagaaaaaggaatcacAGTTTGCTTGGATGCTTATTTCTATTGCTCTACATGATCTTTTTACTGTTCTCTTTTTTCTTGTTCAATTGATGAGTTTGTATGTTTG includes these proteins:
- the LOC132610875 gene encoding type I inositol polyphosphate 5-phosphatase 4 → MRDGSSKKTKLSWPKSLVKKWFNIKNKADDFQADDIVNGGADDEWRNNFSERQAQAPTIKKSKTDKSNRRNADRFHRRKIDLDTSEVTDVNNYRIFVATWNVAGKSPPSNLSLDDWLHTSPPADIYVLGFQEIVPLNAGNVLGTEDNGPARKWLALIRKTLNSLPETSGGYRTPSPVPNPVVELDADFEGSIREEVAPSNFFHRRSFQTLSRSMRAVESEMSMPREAQLDRRFSVCDRGVFGGRPSDYDPYAQWGGSSDDENENGPDDSPVTTHYSPISYSGSVSLEDRDRQPLQSRYCLVASKQMVGIFLTIWIRSDLRDDVRNLKVSCVGRGLMGYLGNKGSISVSMSLHQTSFCFICSHLTSGQKEGDELRRNSDVLEILKKTRFPRVHGIGDDNSPQTILEHDRIIWLGDLNYRIALSYRTAKALVEMHNWRVLLANDQLRIEQRMGRVFNGWSEGRIYFPPTYKYSSNSDRYAGEDTHPKEKRRTPAWCDRILWYGQGLYQISYVRGESRFSDHRPVYSIFLVEVESINRHRIKKNLSCAGSRVEVEELLPHSYGYGGYYY